A region of Lacinutrix sp. Hel_I_90 DNA encodes the following proteins:
- a CDS encoding choice-of-anchor B family protein, with translation MGHQIKSLLLFISFSLLIIGCSDDENSKKVDSDGDGIEDRFDNCPSLANPNQLDTDADGIGDACEIDSDDDGVLNDIDNCIYLANPDQIDIDNNGIGDACEVDTDLDGYPDQSDNCPTTENPDQADVDNDGIGDACDNDSDNDGIPDDLDNCLMVENPEQLDTDNDGLGDMCDDDDDNDGVLDTLDNCPLVSNSDQVDLNANGVGDSCENFTPLALCEGGMAGEFPCSGYDLLSTIGTDVLGNSAAAEGSDIWGWTDPLNGNEYAIIALTNSTAFVNIANPTNPVFLGRIETSAGTNFWRDVKVYNNYAFIVADGVGEHGMQVFDLTRLRDVSNTPQTFTADAIYNGVGSCHNIVINESEAVAYLVGCGSTNGGGPIFVDISNPMSPSFLGDYTAGGYSHDAQVITYNGPDSDYSGKEIYVGSNGNSDKVVILDVTDKTNVIPISEFTYPQTDYAHQGWFTEDQRYFILGDETDEQAFGFNTRTLVFDFNDLDNPQLSYTYTGPTAAIDHNGYVKGNEYFLANYRAGLRVLNISNIGAASNAMTETGYFDTFPENDSANFNGAWSVYPYFISGNIIISDIERGLIIVKKSN, from the coding sequence GTGGGACACCAAATAAAATCTTTATTATTATTTATTTCATTTTCGTTACTAATAATTGGATGTTCTGACGATGAAAACTCAAAAAAAGTAGACAGCGATGGTGATGGTATTGAAGACCGCTTTGACAACTGTCCATCATTAGCAAATCCAAATCAATTAGACACCGATGCGGACGGCATAGGTGATGCTTGTGAAATAGATAGTGATGATGATGGTGTTTTAAATGATATAGATAATTGTATCTATTTAGCAAATCCAGACCAAATAGATATAGATAACAACGGTATTGGTGATGCTTGTGAAGTTGATACAGATTTGGACGGCTATCCAGATCAAAGTGACAACTGTCCTACCACAGAAAATCCAGATCAGGCAGATGTAGATAATGATGGTATTGGAGACGCTTGTGATAATGACAGTGACAACGATGGAATACCAGATGATTTAGACAACTGCTTAATGGTAGAAAACCCAGAACAATTAGACACCGATAATGATGGTTTAGGGGATATGTGTGACGACGATGACGATAATGATGGTGTTTTAGACACCTTAGACAACTGTCCACTTGTAAGTAATTCAGATCAAGTCGACTTGAACGCTAATGGTGTTGGTGACAGCTGTGAAAATTTTACGCCTTTAGCGCTTTGTGAAGGAGGTATGGCTGGAGAATTTCCTTGTAGTGGTTATGATTTATTATCTACTATTGGAACAGATGTTTTAGGAAACTCTGCAGCTGCTGAAGGTAGTGATATTTGGGGCTGGACAGATCCTTTAAATGGAAATGAATATGCTATTATCGCACTAACCAATAGTACTGCCTTTGTAAATATCGCAAATCCTACAAATCCCGTATTTCTTGGAAGAATAGAGACCTCTGCCGGTACTAATTTCTGGAGAGATGTTAAAGTGTATAATAATTATGCATTTATTGTTGCTGATGGTGTTGGTGAGCATGGCATGCAGGTTTTCGATTTAACACGATTAAGAGATGTTTCTAATACACCACAAACATTTACTGCAGATGCTATTTATAATGGCGTTGGAAGTTGTCATAATATTGTAATCAATGAAAGTGAAGCGGTGGCTTATTTAGTAGGTTGTGGTTCTACAAATGGAGGTGGCCCAATTTTCGTAGACATTTCAAACCCTATGAGCCCCTCCTTTTTAGGCGATTATACGGCCGGTGGATATTCTCATGATGCGCAAGTGATTACTTACAATGGACCTGACTCAGATTACTCCGGCAAAGAAATTTATGTTGGGAGCAATGGGAATTCGGATAAAGTGGTAATTTTAGACGTTACCGATAAAACAAACGTTATTCCAATTAGTGAATTTACGTATCCTCAAACAGACTATGCGCATCAAGGATGGTTTACAGAAGATCAACGTTATTTTATTTTAGGTGATGAAACCGATGAACAAGCATTTGGTTTCAATACAAGAACTTTGGTTTTTGATTTTAATGATTTGGACAATCCACAACTATCTTATACTTACACTGGACCAACAGCTGCAATAGATCACAATGGCTATGTTAAAGGCAACGAGTATTTTCTTGCAAATTATAGGGCAGGATTGAGAGTACTTAATATTTCAAATATTGGAGCCGCTTCAAATGCTATGACAGAAACTGGGTATTTCGATACTTTTCCTGAAAATGATAGCGCCAATTTTAATGGAGCCTGGAGTGTCTATCCGTATTTTATAAGTGGTAATATTATAATAAGTGATATTGAACGTGGCCTAATAATTGTAAAAAAAAGTAACTAG
- a CDS encoding choice-of-anchor B family protein produces the protein MKKLIQINVFILLFVASFTGCSDEPILIGDTVTPIADADGDGVPDTQDNCINTPNVNQEDDNNNGIGDVCESNITPLLPCENGMAGIYPCSGIDLLAIIDAVTLGGSTQAKGSDIWGWTDPNNGNEYALIGLTNSTAFVNVTDSANPIFLGRLNSNEGTSVWRDIKVYNNYAFIVADGNQNANHGMQVFDLTRLRNVPNIPEIFTADTIYTDVGACHNIVINESEAVAYLVGCGVTNGGGPIFLDISNPLNPTFLGDYTAGGYSHDAQVVTYNGPDTDYSGKEIYIGSNGSTDKVVVLDVTDKTNVIPISEFSYPQPAYTHQGWFTDDQAYFILGDEVDEQTFGFNTKTLVFNLTDLDNPTLSSTYTGVTPAIDHNGYVKGNEYYLSNYSAGMRILDITNISAPTNSMTETAFFDTYPSNDSANFNGVWSVYPYFASGNIIISDTERGLFVVRKSN, from the coding sequence ATGAAAAAATTAATTCAAATTAATGTATTCATCCTGTTATTTGTTGCCTCTTTTACCGGCTGTTCTGATGAGCCAATTTTAATAGGAGATACCGTAACCCCAATCGCAGATGCCGATGGAGATGGTGTACCCGATACGCAAGACAATTGTATTAACACCCCCAATGTTAATCAAGAAGATGATAACAATAATGGCATTGGTGATGTTTGCGAAAGCAATATAACACCTCTTTTACCATGCGAAAATGGCATGGCAGGAATTTATCCTTGTAGTGGTATAGATTTGCTTGCTATAATTGATGCAGTTACTTTAGGGGGAAGTACTCAAGCTAAAGGTAGTGATATATGGGGGTGGACAGACCCAAACAATGGAAATGAATATGCTTTGATTGGTCTAACTAATAGTACCGCTTTTGTAAATGTAACTGATTCAGCAAACCCTATCTTTTTAGGTCGTTTGAATTCTAATGAAGGAACTAGTGTTTGGAGAGATATAAAAGTGTATAACAATTACGCTTTTATTGTAGCTGATGGCAATCAAAACGCAAATCATGGCATGCAGGTATTCGATTTAACACGCTTAAGAAATGTGCCAAATATTCCAGAAATTTTTACGGCTGATACTATTTATACTGATGTTGGCGCTTGTCATAATATTGTTATCAACGAAAGTGAAGCAGTTGCCTATTTAGTAGGCTGTGGTGTAACCAATGGAGGCGGCCCTATATTTCTTGATATTTCAAACCCTCTTAACCCGACTTTCTTAGGAGATTATACCGCTGGTGGTTACTCTCACGATGCACAAGTAGTAACTTACAATGGTCCAGATACAGACTATTCAGGAAAGGAAATATATATTGGAAGCAACGGTAGTACAGATAAAGTTGTCGTTTTAGATGTAACAGACAAAACAAACGTTATTCCTATCAGTGAATTTTCTTATCCTCAACCTGCTTATACCCACCAAGGTTGGTTTACAGATGATCAGGCCTACTTTATTTTAGGTGATGAAGTTGACGAACAAACCTTTGGATTTAACACCAAAACCTTAGTTTTTAATCTCACAGATTTAGACAACCCTACATTATCGTCTACTTATACAGGCGTCACACCTGCGATAGACCACAATGGTTATGTAAAAGGAAATGAATACTACCTGTCTAACTATAGCGCTGGAATGAGAATTTTAGATATCACTAATATTTCTGCACCTACAAACAGTATGACAGAAACAGCGTTTTTTGATACTTATCCATCCAATGACAGTGCTAATTTCAATGGTGTCTGGAGTGTATACCCCTATTTTGCTAGTGGAAATATTATCATTAGTGATACTGAAAGAGGGTTGTTTGTCGTTAGAAAAAGTAATTAA
- a CDS encoding choice-of-anchor B family protein translates to MLKNYALAILISFLFQGTAFAQTPCENGMAGIYPCNDYDLMSNLPISTLATTLGTEEGSDIWGWTDPLNGKEYAIVGTTNSTAFVDVSDPLNPIFLGRIETANGNTSFWRDVKVYNNYAFIVADSVGDHGMQVFDLTILRNGVDADLTYDGAQVIRYTGDGGAGDLVIGSCHNIVINESEGMAYLVGCGSANGGGPIFVDITNPTNPTTLGDYTTAGYTHDAQVVTYNGPDTDHTGKQIYIGSNGNTDKVVILDVTNKANVLPINSFTYPQTAYAHQGWFTEDQRYFVLGDEVDEQSFGNNTRTLVFDMIDLDADFSNTALLNTYMGPTLAIDHNGYVKGDKFYLANYRAGMRVLDVPTLISSNNTASEIGYFDTYPSSNSANFNGAWSIYPYFASGNIIISDIERGLFVVRQSNTLSTIQYDETGSFSLSPNPTSSVSVIKSNSNSKINSVQIYNILGQKVYENNNINTNEFVLPVNNYAKGLFLIKINHSKTKKLVIK, encoded by the coding sequence ATGTTAAAAAATTACGCTTTAGCAATTCTTATTAGTTTTCTGTTTCAAGGAACAGCATTTGCACAAACGCCTTGTGAAAACGGAATGGCGGGTATTTACCCTTGTAATGATTACGACTTAATGTCTAATTTACCTATTTCTACTTTAGCGACTACGCTGGGTACCGAAGAAGGTAGTGATATCTGGGGTTGGACAGACCCATTAAACGGCAAAGAGTATGCTATCGTTGGAACGACGAATAGTACTGCTTTTGTAGATGTCTCAGATCCCTTAAACCCAATTTTTTTAGGAAGAATTGAAACTGCAAACGGGAACACCTCTTTTTGGAGAGATGTAAAGGTATATAATAATTATGCATTTATTGTTGCAGATAGTGTTGGAGATCATGGTATGCAAGTTTTTGATTTAACGATACTTAGAAATGGAGTAGATGCTGATTTAACCTATGACGGGGCTCAAGTAATAAGATATACAGGCGATGGCGGAGCAGGAGACTTAGTCATAGGAAGTTGTCATAACATCGTAATAAACGAATCTGAAGGCATGGCTTACTTAGTAGGTTGTGGTTCAGCAAATGGAGGCGGCCCTATTTTCGTAGACATAACCAACCCTACTAACCCAACAACTCTAGGAGACTACACCACTGCTGGATATACACATGATGCACAAGTCGTTACTTACAACGGCCCTGATACAGACCATACTGGAAAACAAATCTATATTGGTAGCAATGGAAATACAGACAAAGTGGTAATCTTGGACGTTACTAATAAAGCTAATGTACTTCCTATTAATAGTTTTACTTACCCACAAACAGCATATGCTCACCAAGGTTGGTTTACAGAAGATCAACGTTACTTTGTTTTAGGAGATGAAGTTGATGAACAAAGCTTTGGAAACAACACAAGAACACTCGTTTTTGATATGATAGATTTAGATGCGGACTTTAGTAATACGGCATTACTTAACACCTATATGGGTCCTACTTTAGCAATAGATCATAACGGTTACGTGAAAGGAGATAAATTCTATTTGGCTAATTACAGAGCTGGAATGCGAGTACTTGACGTTCCAACACTTATTTCTTCAAATAATACCGCTTCAGAAATAGGCTATTTTGACACCTACCCGAGCAGTAACAGTGCTAATTTTAATGGCGCCTGGAGCATCTACCCATACTTTGCGAGTGGAAACATCATTATCAGTGACATTGAACGTGGTTTATTCGTGGTTAGACAGAGCAATACGCTTAGCACTATTCAATACGATGAAACAGGCTCCTTTTCACTATCACCAAATCCTACAAGCTCAGTCTCTGTTATAAAAAGCAACAGCAATTCGAAGATTAATAGTGTTCAAATCTATAATATACTGGGGCAAAAAGTCTATGAGAATAACAATATTAATACAAACGAATTCGTTTTACCTGTAAATAATTATGCTAAAGGCCTTTTTCTTATTAAAATAAACCACTCAAAAACCAAGAAATTGGTTATTAAATAA
- the thiL gene encoding thiamine-phosphate kinase, translating to MIEDKNQQRTPLSELGEFGLIEHLTNNFEIKQQSTIKAIGDDAAVIDPKNKRIVVTTDFLVEGVHFDLSYVPLKHLGYKAVVVNLSDVYAMNAEATQITVSIAVSNRFPLEALEELYAGIETAAKIYNVDVVGGDTTSSTSGLLISVTAIGEVNSGDEVYRSGAKPNDLLVVTGDLGGAYMGLQILEREKEVFKVNPNNQPDLDAYTYIMERQLKPEARKDIIKLLKDLEVKPTAMIDISDGLSSEILHICKASRVGCDLYEDKIPLDPQVISTCEEFDIDSTTVALSGGEDYELLMTISQEDFPKIKANPNLTVIGFITEENAGAHLVTRAETKIPLKAQGWKNFDS from the coding sequence ATGATAGAAGATAAAAACCAACAGCGCACGCCTTTGAGTGAATTAGGAGAATTTGGACTCATAGAGCACTTAACTAACAATTTTGAAATAAAGCAACAGTCAACAATAAAAGCTATTGGAGATGATGCAGCAGTGATTGATCCGAAAAACAAACGAATCGTAGTTACCACAGATTTTTTGGTTGAAGGGGTGCATTTTGATTTAAGTTATGTGCCGTTAAAGCATTTAGGTTACAAGGCGGTTGTGGTAAATTTGTCTGACGTTTATGCAATGAATGCAGAGGCGACTCAAATTACGGTATCGATTGCAGTATCCAACCGGTTTCCCTTAGAAGCATTAGAAGAATTATATGCGGGTATAGAAACGGCAGCAAAAATATATAATGTTGATGTGGTTGGTGGAGACACGACGTCTTCTACTTCGGGATTATTAATTTCTGTTACAGCAATTGGAGAGGTGAATTCGGGAGATGAGGTGTATAGAAGTGGGGCAAAACCTAATGACTTGTTGGTTGTTACTGGAGATTTAGGTGGGGCTTATATGGGGCTTCAAATTTTAGAACGTGAAAAGGAAGTCTTTAAGGTTAACCCTAATAATCAACCAGATTTAGATGCCTATACTTATATCATGGAGCGCCAGTTAAAACCAGAAGCACGAAAAGATATTATAAAACTACTCAAAGATTTAGAGGTAAAACCAACAGCTATGATTGATATTAGCGACGGACTGTCTTCAGAAATCTTACATATTTGTAAGGCAAGTCGTGTAGGATGTGATCTATATGAGGATAAGATTCCTTTAGACCCTCAAGTAATTTCAACTTGCGAAGAATTTGATATAGACAGTACAACAGTAGCATTGAGTGGGGGTGAAGATTATGAGTTATTAATGACTATATCTCAAGAGGATTTTCCGAAAATTAAAGCAAATCCTAACTTAACGGTTATTGGTTTTATAACCGAAGAAAATGCTGGGGCACATTTGGTGACTAGAGCAGAAACTAAAATTCCACTAAAAGCACAAGGTTGGAAGAATTTTGATAGCTAG
- a CDS encoding alpha/beta fold hydrolase — protein MILDYKGITIFYTDQGKGSAIVLLHGFLEDASMWSDLVAELSQKHRVICIDLLGHGKTESLGYVHTMEVMATAVKAVLNHLKLRKHTFIGHSMGGYVALAFAKLHPERIKGLCLLNSTYEADDAERKQLRTRANKMVQTNFENMVRMSFTNLFSAKSKLKHKAAFDAALQIALKTSLQGYMAAQEGMKLREDLSIFFAEAPFKKAIILGKKDSVINVKNTLEFAKNQNIEIQVFSEGHMSHIENKTDFIKEIMHFIEKT, from the coding sequence ATGATTTTAGATTACAAAGGCATCACTATTTTTTATACAGACCAGGGCAAAGGTTCAGCAATCGTTTTATTGCATGGTTTTCTTGAAGACGCATCAATGTGGTCTGATTTAGTTGCTGAGTTATCACAGAAGCACAGAGTTATATGCATCGATTTATTAGGTCATGGAAAAACAGAGTCTTTAGGCTATGTTCACACCATGGAAGTCATGGCGACTGCTGTAAAAGCTGTTTTAAATCATTTAAAATTAAGAAAGCACACGTTTATAGGCCACTCCATGGGCGGTTATGTTGCATTAGCTTTTGCAAAATTGCATCCTGAAAGGATAAAAGGTTTATGCTTATTAAATTCTACCTATGAAGCAGATGACGCTGAAAGGAAACAATTAAGAACCCGAGCTAATAAAATGGTACAAACTAATTTTGAAAATATGGTGCGTATGAGTTTTACAAATCTATTTAGCGCCAAAAGCAAGCTAAAACACAAAGCAGCATTTGACGCTGCACTACAAATCGCACTTAAAACGTCCCTTCAAGGCTATATGGCTGCTCAAGAAGGCATGAAGTTACGTGAAGATCTCTCAATCTTCTTTGCTGAAGCGCCTTTTAAAAAAGCTATAATTTTAGGAAAAAAAGATTCTGTAATTAATGTTAAAAATACTTTAGAATTTGCTAAAAATCAAAACATTGAAATTCAGGTTTTTTCCGAGGGACATATGAGTCATATAGAAAATAAAACAGACTTTATTAAAGAAATCATGCATTTCATCGAAAAAACATAG
- the brnQ gene encoding branched-chain amino acid transport system II carrier protein — translation MNKTKELLITSFALFSLFFGAGNLLLPPLLGYNAGSDWFWVILGFVITAVVIPIIGIYSHAKLQGTLFDFGKKVSPVFSFIYCILIYLIAVAIPSPRTAAATHEIAIHPAFGTSPLLTSSIYFILVFVFALNRSKILNFIGKYLTPLIVIMLLIVIGIGLGSSQMITNTSQFEAPIVSGILEGYQTFDAIGAVVVGAVIIISINIKTDASFESKKALIKKSGLIAGLGLFIIYAGLISVGAFYGSEININKDLSSDMQRAYLLRGVSIKSLGAFGNTVLSVLISLACFTTAVGIVTGTADYFKGLMRDSKTVYGVTAFIACVFGVVVGQLNFNAIIVIALPVLLFIYPITIVLILLNAIPDKWASTLVFRAVVCLTFLFSIPDVLNFLMPSEALSSLINIIPLAKYSLGWILPTCIGFILANVTLKRKD, via the coding sequence TTGAATAAGACCAAAGAGCTTTTAATAACTAGTTTTGCATTGTTTTCATTATTTTTTGGTGCAGGAAATTTGTTGCTACCGCCCCTTTTGGGTTATAATGCGGGTAGCGATTGGTTTTGGGTAATCCTAGGTTTTGTAATTACAGCAGTAGTGATCCCCATTATAGGAATTTATTCTCATGCTAAATTACAAGGCACCTTATTTGATTTTGGAAAAAAAGTATCACCAGTCTTCAGTTTTATTTACTGTATCCTTATTTACCTCATTGCTGTAGCCATACCTTCACCTAGAACCGCAGCTGCAACTCACGAAATTGCAATACATCCCGCCTTTGGTACCTCGCCGCTATTAACCAGTAGTATTTACTTTATTTTGGTTTTTGTATTTGCTTTAAATCGATCAAAAATATTAAATTTTATAGGTAAATATTTAACGCCATTAATAGTCATTATGCTTTTAATCGTTATAGGTATTGGGTTGGGTTCTTCTCAAATGATTACGAATACTTCCCAATTTGAAGCGCCCATCGTTAGCGGTATTTTAGAAGGCTACCAAACTTTTGATGCTATTGGGGCAGTAGTGGTTGGAGCGGTTATTATTATATCTATTAATATAAAGACGGATGCTTCTTTTGAATCTAAAAAAGCGCTCATTAAAAAATCTGGGTTAATAGCAGGACTCGGATTGTTTATCATTTATGCAGGATTAATTTCGGTTGGTGCATTTTATGGGTCAGAAATTAATATAAATAAAGATTTAAGCAGTGACATGCAACGCGCCTATTTATTGCGGGGCGTTAGTATTAAATCTTTAGGTGCTTTTGGAAACACTGTTTTAAGTGTATTAATTTCTTTAGCCTGTTTCACTACAGCCGTTGGTATAGTCACAGGTACAGCAGATTATTTTAAGGGTTTAATGCGTGATTCTAAAACTGTTTATGGGGTAACCGCTTTTATTGCCTGTGTGTTTGGTGTTGTCGTAGGACAATTAAATTTCAACGCTATAATTGTTATTGCTTTGCCAGTATTATTGTTTATCTATCCAATAACTATTGTGCTAATTCTATTGAATGCTATTCCTGATAAATGGGCCTCAACATTAGTTTTTAGAGCAGTAGTCTGCCTTACTTTTCTGTTTAGTATTCCAGACGTTTTGAACTTTCTAATGCCTTCAGAAGCGTTAAGTAGCCTGATTAATATAATTCCGCTCGCCAAATACAGTTTGGGTTGGATTTTGCCAACCTGCATTGGTTTTATTTTAGCGAATGTAACTCTGAAACGTAAAGATTGA